One window of Mesorhizobium sp. WSM4904 genomic DNA carries:
- a CDS encoding electron transfer flavoprotein subunit beta/FixA family protein translates to MKILVPVKRVVDANVKVRVKADGLGVELANVKMAMNPFDEIAVEEAIRIKEAGKAEEIIVVSIGPQQAQETLRTALAMGADRAILVKTDEQTEPLGVAKVLKGVVEAEKPGLVILGKQAIDDDSNQTGQMLAALLGWSQGTFASKVELAGDKAKVTREVDGGLQTVELKMPAIVTADLRLNQPRYASLPNIMKAKKKPLDEKSPADYGADVKPRLKVIKTEEPGGRKAGVKVKSVAELVEKLKNEAGVL, encoded by the coding sequence ATGAAGATCCTTGTGCCCGTGAAGCGGGTTGTGGATGCGAACGTCAAGGTCCGGGTCAAGGCCGACGGACTGGGCGTCGAGCTCGCCAACGTCAAGATGGCGATGAACCCGTTCGACGAGATCGCGGTCGAGGAAGCGATCCGCATCAAGGAAGCCGGCAAGGCGGAAGAGATCATCGTCGTTTCGATCGGTCCGCAGCAGGCGCAGGAGACGCTCCGCACCGCGCTCGCCATGGGCGCCGACCGCGCCATCCTGGTCAAGACCGACGAGCAGACCGAGCCGCTCGGCGTCGCCAAGGTGCTGAAGGGCGTGGTCGAAGCCGAGAAGCCGGGCCTCGTCATCCTCGGCAAGCAGGCGATCGACGACGATTCGAACCAGACCGGCCAGATGCTGGCCGCACTCCTCGGCTGGTCGCAGGGCACCTTCGCCTCCAAGGTGGAGCTTGCCGGCGACAAGGCCAAGGTGACGCGCGAAGTCGACGGCGGCCTGCAGACCGTGGAACTGAAGATGCCTGCGATCGTCACCGCCGACCTTCGCCTCAACCAGCCGCGCTACGCCTCGCTGCCCAACATCATGAAGGCCAAGAAGAAGCCGCTCGACGAGAAGAGCCCGGCCGACTACGGCGCCGACGTCAAGCCGCGTCTCAAGGTCATCAAGACCGAGGAGCCGGGCGGCCGCAAGGCGGGCGTCAAGGTCAAGAGCGTCGCCGAGCTCGTCGAGAAGCTCAAGAACGAAGCCGGCGTGCTCTGA
- a CDS encoding rhomboid family intramembrane serine protease, translating into MFIPLYDTNRLRHIRLQYVTIGLIVVNALVYFATTLGGENFTNAAVLGLGFIPSVVHDKVELSPEFVVIPESLSYLTYSFLHADIFHLGGNMLFLWVFGDNVEDALGHIRYLIFYLACAAAGAFVQGLVGWDSQVPLIGASGAIAGVVAAYLILYPRVKVWVLAFARIPLRIPAFIPLILWILFQIVMFAAGGEDQISWACHIGGIVAGSVLVLVLRSRGVPLLAGADGEPDPTPNVQQIPVPTESGATPETPAQPAPQWGRGAASPRD; encoded by the coding sequence ATGTTCATCCCGCTCTATGACACCAACAGGCTGCGCCATATCCGGCTGCAATATGTGACGATCGGCCTGATCGTAGTGAACGCGCTGGTTTATTTCGCGACCACGCTCGGAGGCGAAAACTTCACCAACGCCGCGGTGCTTGGCCTCGGCTTCATCCCTTCGGTGGTCCACGACAAGGTCGAGCTGTCGCCCGAATTCGTCGTCATTCCCGAAAGCCTCAGCTATCTCACCTATTCCTTCCTGCATGCCGACATCTTCCACCTCGGCGGCAACATGCTGTTCCTGTGGGTGTTCGGCGACAATGTCGAGGACGCGCTCGGCCATATCCGCTACCTGATCTTCTACCTCGCTTGCGCGGCGGCGGGTGCTTTCGTTCAAGGGTTGGTTGGCTGGGATTCGCAGGTGCCGCTGATCGGTGCCTCCGGCGCCATCGCCGGCGTGGTCGCCGCCTATCTGATCCTCTATCCGCGGGTTAAGGTCTGGGTATTGGCCTTTGCGCGCATTCCCCTGCGCATTCCCGCCTTCATCCCGCTCATCCTCTGGATACTGTTCCAGATCGTGATGTTTGCCGCCGGCGGCGAGGACCAGATTTCCTGGGCCTGCCATATCGGCGGCATCGTCGCCGGCTCCGTTCTTGTTCTGGTGCTGCGCAGCCGCGGCGTGCCGCTGCTTGCCGGCGCCGACGGCGAGCCGGACCCCACGCCGAATGTCCAGCAGATACCTGTTCCGACAGAGTCAGGGGCAACACCCGAAACCCCGGCGCAGCCGGCGCCGCAATGGGGCCGCGGCGCTGCGTCGCCTCGGGATTGA
- a CDS encoding cob(I)yrinic acid a,c-diamide adenosyltransferase, whose translation MVKLNKIYTRTGDDGTTGLGSGERRLKSDLRVEAYGAVDEANACIGMARLHTGADHPAIDAMLSRIQNDLFDLGADLAVPDEGKPLDYEPLRIVAAQTERVEKDIDLLNKHLQPLKSFVLNGGTPAAAALHLARTVARRAERIMVALAQDPAEHVNREALKYINRASDFLFVAARAVNDNGNADVLWVPGKNR comes from the coding sequence GTGGTCAAGCTCAACAAGATCTATACCCGCACCGGCGACGACGGCACCACCGGTCTCGGCAGCGGCGAGCGGCGGCTGAAATCCGACCTGCGCGTCGAGGCCTATGGCGCGGTGGACGAGGCCAATGCCTGCATCGGCATGGCGCGCCTGCACACCGGAGCGGATCATCCTGCGATCGACGCCATGCTTTCGCGCATCCAGAACGACCTTTTCGACCTCGGCGCCGATCTGGCGGTGCCGGACGAGGGCAAGCCGCTCGACTACGAGCCGCTGCGCATCGTCGCCGCGCAGACCGAGCGCGTCGAAAAGGACATCGATCTTCTCAACAAGCACCTGCAGCCACTGAAGTCCTTCGTGCTGAATGGCGGCACGCCGGCGGCAGCCGCCCTGCATTTGGCGCGCACGGTGGCGCGACGCGCCGAGCGCATCATGGTGGCGCTGGCGCAGGACCCGGCCGAGCATGTCAACCGCGAAGCACTGAAATACATCAACCGCGCCTCGGACTTCCTGTTCGTCGCCGCCCGCGCGGTCAATGACAATGGAAATGCCGACGTGCTATGGGTTCCCGGCAAGAACCGCTGA
- a CDS encoding twin transmembrane helix small protein, producing MATVFKILALIVMAAVVVVLIRGLVNMMRGGSGVTSNKLMQARVLLQAVALALILLVVWLTRK from the coding sequence ATGGCAACCGTCTTCAAAATCCTCGCCCTGATCGTCATGGCCGCCGTAGTCGTCGTGCTGATCCGCGGCCTCGTCAACATGATGCGCGGCGGCTCCGGCGTGACCTCCAACAAGCTGATGCAGGCGCGCGTTCTGCTGCAGGCCGTGGCCCTGGCGCTGATCCTGCTGGTCGTCTGGCTCACTCGCAAATGA
- a CDS encoding SDR family oxidoreductase gives MGSDCGKWQPRGQTTLPTAEQLRSIIVTGASSGIGAYCARALQAEGWRVFATARKPADIAALEADGIEAFYLDYREPESIAALADAALERTGGTLGALFNNGAYAQPGAVEDLPVEALREQFEANFFGWHDLTRRIVPVMRRQGHGRLVHCSSILGLAPVRFRGAYSASKHALEGLMLCMRQELEGSGIHLSLIEPGPVTSKIASNGLAWFLKNIDIEHSAHRADYKAQLARLQAGGSVSRLKPGPEVVHAALRHALLSQRPRPHYVVTVPAKIGVVLKRILPASALYRVLARRA, from the coding sequence ATGGGAAGTGATTGCGGCAAATGGCAACCCCGGGGTCAGACAACGTTGCCCACTGCTGAACAGTTGCGCAGCATCATCGTCACCGGCGCCTCCTCAGGCATCGGCGCCTATTGCGCGCGGGCGTTGCAGGCGGAAGGCTGGCGCGTGTTCGCCACGGCGCGCAAACCGGCCGACATCGCCGCTCTCGAGGCCGATGGCATCGAGGCCTTCTATCTCGACTATCGTGAGCCGGAATCCATCGCCGCGCTGGCCGACGCCGCGCTGGAGCGCACGGGCGGCACGCTTGGCGCGCTGTTCAACAACGGCGCCTACGCGCAGCCCGGCGCCGTCGAGGACCTGCCGGTGGAGGCGCTGCGCGAGCAGTTCGAGGCCAATTTCTTCGGCTGGCACGATCTGACGCGGCGCATCGTGCCGGTCATGCGCCGCCAGGGCCACGGCCGCCTCGTCCACTGCTCCTCGATCCTGGGGCTCGCTCCGGTCCGCTTTCGCGGCGCCTACTCGGCGTCGAAACATGCCCTCGAAGGCCTGATGCTGTGCATGCGCCAGGAACTCGAAGGCAGCGGCATCCACCTTTCGCTGATCGAGCCGGGGCCGGTGACCTCGAAGATCGCCAGCAACGGCCTGGCGTGGTTCCTGAAGAACATCGACATCGAGCACTCCGCCCACCGCGCCGACTACAAGGCACAGCTTGCACGGCTGCAGGCCGGCGGCAGCGTCTCGCGGCTGAAGCCGGGACCGGAGGTGGTCCACGCCGCCTTGCGCCACGCGCTTCTGTCACAGCGCCCACGCCCGCACTATGTGGTAACGGTGCCGGCCAAGATCGGCGTGGTGCTCAAACGCATCCTGCCGGCATCAGCACTCTACCGCGTGCTCGCCAGGCGCGCCTGA
- a CDS encoding YihY/virulence factor BrkB family protein yields the protein MLRNIVAVKRVLYDAIGHFTTDDGWAMASHLAITSLMALFPFLIFATTLASFLGARAFADTAVHLVFDTWPEQIAKPIAREVQNVLTVRRTDLLTYGVLLAAYFASNGIEALRTSLNRAYRVAETRGIIYRRVQSIIFVLIATACFLAISVLLVFAPLLARLAEAQFEWIKPYMGTITIWRYVIASTVIVIGLFAVHIWLPAGKRRFVSIIPGIVFTLIAWLAGSTIFAIYLDHFSSYVTTYAGLASIMIAVVFLYMISAIFILGGELNASISRYLEARARVG from the coding sequence TTGCTCAGGAATATCGTCGCCGTCAAGCGCGTGCTCTACGATGCGATCGGCCATTTCACGACGGACGACGGCTGGGCGATGGCCAGCCATCTGGCGATCACCTCGCTGATGGCGCTGTTTCCGTTCCTGATCTTCGCCACCACGCTGGCCAGCTTCCTCGGCGCGCGCGCCTTCGCCGACACGGCCGTGCATCTGGTGTTCGACACCTGGCCGGAGCAGATCGCCAAGCCGATCGCGCGCGAGGTGCAGAACGTGCTCACCGTGCGGCGCACCGACCTTCTGACCTACGGCGTGCTTTTGGCCGCCTACTTCGCCTCGAACGGCATCGAGGCGCTGCGCACCTCTCTCAACCGCGCCTACCGGGTCGCCGAGACGCGCGGCATCATCTACCGCCGGGTGCAGAGCATCATCTTCGTTTTGATCGCGACCGCCTGTTTTCTCGCCATCAGCGTGCTTCTGGTGTTCGCGCCGCTGCTGGCGCGGCTGGCCGAGGCGCAGTTTGAATGGATCAAGCCCTATATGGGCACGATCACGATATGGCGCTACGTCATCGCCTCGACGGTCATCGTCATCGGCCTTTTCGCCGTGCATATCTGGCTGCCGGCCGGCAAGCGCCGCTTCGTCTCGATCATTCCCGGCATCGTCTTCACGCTGATCGCCTGGCTGGCCGGTTCGACCATCTTCGCCATCTATCTCGACCACTTCTCGTCCTATGTGACGACCTATGCGGGGCTCGCCTCCATCATGATCGCGGTGGTCTTCCTCTACATGATCTCGGCCATCTTCATCCTCGGCGGCGAGCTCAACGCCTCGATCAGCCGGTATCTCGAAGCGCGCGCGAGAGTTGGCTGA
- a CDS encoding DMT family transporter: MHSIKRFIPASFVVLWATGFIGARYAMPWAEPFTFLAIRFVLAAILFAGLTVLLGSRRASREEALHATMAGVLMHGVYLGGVFWAIHRGMPAGLSALIVGLQPLITAVLAGKFLGEAILPRHWAGLAVGLLGVVIVLWPKLGMIGGGVNAATLTASLISVLGMAAGTIWQKRFASGGDLVSATMWQYVGGSIVTILGSLAFETHTITINGELVFAMAWLVLVLSVGAIFLLMVMIRDGEMSKVASLFYLVPAVTAVIAWALFGEALNALQIAGMAIATLGVALATARQTKEKGTGELRN, encoded by the coding sequence ATGCACAGCATCAAGCGGTTCATTCCCGCCTCTTTCGTCGTCCTGTGGGCGACCGGCTTCATCGGCGCGCGCTATGCCATGCCGTGGGCGGAGCCTTTCACCTTCCTCGCCATACGCTTCGTGCTGGCGGCGATCCTGTTTGCGGGCTTGACCGTGCTGCTCGGCTCGCGCAGGGCGAGCCGCGAAGAGGCGCTTCACGCGACGATGGCCGGCGTTCTCATGCACGGCGTCTATCTGGGCGGCGTGTTCTGGGCGATCCATAGAGGCATGCCGGCCGGACTTTCGGCGCTGATCGTCGGCCTGCAGCCGCTGATCACGGCGGTGCTTGCCGGCAAATTCCTCGGCGAGGCGATCCTGCCGCGCCATTGGGCGGGCCTCGCCGTCGGGCTTTTGGGCGTCGTCATCGTGCTCTGGCCGAAGCTCGGCATGATCGGCGGCGGCGTCAACGCGGCGACGCTGACGGCCTCGCTGATCTCGGTGCTCGGCATGGCCGCCGGAACGATCTGGCAGAAGCGCTTCGCCTCCGGCGGCGACCTCGTCTCGGCGACGATGTGGCAGTATGTCGGCGGCTCGATCGTGACGATCCTCGGGTCGCTCGCCTTCGAGACGCACACGATCACCATCAACGGCGAGCTCGTCTTCGCCATGGCCTGGCTGGTCCTGGTGCTGTCGGTCGGCGCCATCTTCCTGTTGATGGTGATGATCAGGGACGGCGAGATGTCGAAGGTCGCTTCACTGTTCTACCTGGTGCCGGCCGTCACCGCGGTCATCGCTTGGGCCCTGTTCGGCGAAGCGCTCAATGCGCTGCAGATCGCCGGCATGGCGATAGCCACGCTGGGCGTCGCCCTGGCGACGGCGCGGCAGACGAAGGAAAAGGGAACTGGGGAACTGAGGAACTGA
- the gluQRS gene encoding tRNA glutamyl-Q(34) synthetase GluQRS, whose translation MTLLTFRFAPSPNGELHLGHAYSALLNQQMAARTGGRLLLRIEDIDITRCTPEFEAGIYRDLKWLGLAWQEPVRRQSEHFSEYKAVLDRLIAEELVYPAFMSRGEIRAFIAETEKRGRDWPRDPDGVPLYPPLDKALPMKERKRRIADNMSFAWRLDVEAATARMAGALSWIEFTDGTMAATGTVEARPQAWGDVIVARRDIPTSYHLAVVVDDALQGVSHVVRGQDLCAATGVQRLLQELLGLPAPRYFHHRLILGPDGRKLSKSLKDTGLAALRQAGVSPQGVRQLIGL comes from the coding sequence ATGCCTATTCGGCACTGCTCAACCAGCAAATGGCGGCGCGGACGGGCGGGCGGCTCTTGCTGCGCATCGAGGATATCGACATCACCCGCTGCACGCCGGAATTCGAGGCCGGCATATACCGCGACCTGAAATGGCTGGGCCTCGCCTGGCAAGAGCCGGTGCGGCGCCAGTCCGAGCATTTTTCCGAATACAAGGCCGTGCTCGACCGGCTGATCGCCGAGGAACTGGTTTATCCCGCCTTCATGAGCCGGGGCGAGATCCGCGCCTTCATTGCCGAGACCGAGAAACGTGGCCGCGACTGGCCGCGCGACCCCGACGGCGTGCCGCTCTATCCGCCTCTGGACAAGGCCTTGCCGATGAAGGAGCGCAAGCGGCGCATTGCCGACAACATGTCTTTCGCCTGGCGGCTCGACGTCGAAGCCGCCACGGCGCGCATGGCGGGCGCCCTGTCGTGGATCGAATTCACCGACGGGACCATGGCTGCGACGGGCACGGTCGAGGCAAGGCCGCAGGCCTGGGGCGACGTCATCGTGGCGCGCCGCGACATCCCGACCAGCTATCATCTTGCCGTGGTGGTCGACGACGCGCTGCAGGGCGTCAGCCATGTCGTGCGCGGCCAGGACCTTTGCGCGGCGACCGGCGTGCAGCGCCTGCTCCAGGAATTGCTCGGCCTCCCGGCGCCGCGTTATTTCCATCACCGCCTGATCCTCGGACCGGACGGAAGGAAATTGTCGAAGAGCCTCAAGGACACCGGCCTTGCCGCGCTGAGGCAGGCAGGCGTGTCGCCGCAGGGCGTCAGGCAGCTGATCGGGCTCTAG